The DNA segment CTGCGCAGCTCCGCCACCACCGCCCGGGCCTCGTCCCTGCTGACGTCCGGACCCTGCTTCGCGAAGCGGGTCGCAGTCGCCGTGGCGAGGTTCCAGTCGACCATCTCGGGACCACCGATGCGCGTCATGCGTCAACCGTACGTTCTCGGATCGGCGGACGGTGAGGTGTTGCACCGGCTGCTCCCGGCTGACGGGCGGTTCCGGGCGGCGCCCCTGCGAGCGGGCGGGCTGCCGGGCCCCCGCGAAAGGTGTCAGCCCGCGCAGCCGCAGGACGCCACGGCCGTGCCCAGCCGGTCGAGCGCCGACTGGGCAGCTGTCGGGGACACGGTGTCGGACGCCATGAACGCGAAGGCCAGCAGCCTGCCCCGGGCGTCCACCACCGTCCCGGCCAGGGTGTTCACCCCGGTCAGGGTGCCCGTCTTGGCGTGGATCAGACCGCCCGCGCCGGACGGGTCGGTGTAGCGCCCGTCGAGCGTGCCGGTGAATCCGGCGATCGGCAGTCCGGTGAGGATCGGGCGCAGCTCGGGGTGGGCCGGGTCGCCCGCCCGGGTGAGGAGGGTGGCGAGCAGGGTGGGCGAGACCTTGTCCTGCCGGTTCAGCCCGCTGCCGTCCGCGAAGCGGGCCCCGTCCAGCGGCAGGCCGAGCTTCTTCAACTGGGCCCGGACCGCCCGGCCCGCGCCCGCGAAGCTCGCGGGTTCGTGCGCGGCGAGCGCGGTCTGCCGGGCGACGGCCTCCGCGATGTCGTTGTCGCTGTTGGTCAGTGCCCGCTCGACCAGCGCCGAGAGCGGCGCGGAGTACGTCCTGGCCACCGGCTTCGCGTCCGCGGGGGACTTCCCGGGTGCCGGCGCGCCCGTGCTGTGCACGGACCGGTCGGCCAGCATCGAGGCGAACGTACGGGCGGTGTCGCCCGCCGGGTCACCGGTGCGCGGGGCCGGTCCGTGGTCCCCTTCCTCCGCCGAAGCTTCGGAATCAGATCCTCCGGAGCCGCCGCCCAGCCGCCCCTCGTCCGTCATGAGGGCGCTGACCGGGGCGATGTTGTCGTTGGGGCCGATGGGGTGCAGCACGGGTCCCGAGTAGAGCGAGGTGTCGTACGCGATACGGACGGAGCTGACGCCCCGGTCGCGCTCCACCTTGACCGTGGCGTCGGCGAGCGCGCGCAGGCCGTCCCGGTCCAGGGTCGGGTCGCCGCCGCCCCTGAGGGTCAGCCGCTTCCCGTCCGGGGTCGCGGTGACGGTGGTGGCGATGCGGTGGTCGGGCCCGAGCGCGGAGAGCCCGGCGGCCATCGTCGCGAGCTTCACCGTGGAGGCGGGGGTCAGGGGCCGGTCGGCCTCCGATCCGTACAGCGTTCGGCCGGTGGCCGCGTCGATCACCACTCCGCCCGCGGTGCGGCCGAGCGCCGGGTCGTCCATCAGGTGGCCGAGCGTCTTCCCGAGTCCCGTGCCGGTCGGTACGGCGCTGCTGCCGCCGAGTGCGGCCAGTACGCCGGGCGCGCTGGGCGCGGGCGCCGGGCCGGCGGAGTGCGCGGCGCTCCCGTGATCTGCGCCACCTGTCCGGTCCCTGGCGGCGGCCCAGTCCCGCTCGGCCTTACGCTGGCCTGAGTCCCAGGGTCCGGACGCCGCGATCAGCCCGGCCGCGAGCGCGAGACCGATCACGGCGGAGCCCGCCGAGAGTTGCCATGTCGTCACCTTCGGCACCGGCACCTCGGAGCAGCCCCTTTCGCGATCACACATCGTCGTGGGGGACACTTAACCACTGCGTTTGCCGTGCGCGCGGCACCCGGCCGGTCCGGCAGGACGCAGTACCACCCGAAGTTCGTGTTGATCATGGAGGAGCCACCCGTGGAGTTCGACGTCACCATCGAGATTCCGAAGGGTTCGCGGAACAAGTACGAGGTGGACCACGAGACCGGCCGGATCCGTCTGGACCGTCGCCTCTTCACCTCGACCAGCTACCCCGCGGACTACGGATTCGTCGAGAACACCCTCGGCGAGGACGGCGACCCGCTGGACGCCCTCGTCCTGCTGGACGAGCCGACCTTCCCCGGCTGTGTCATCAAGTGCCGCACGATCGGCATGTTCCGGATGACCGACGAGGCGGGCGGCGACGACAAGCTGCTCTGCGTCCCGGCCTC comes from the Streptomyces sp. NBC_01471 genome and includes:
- the dacB gene encoding D-alanyl-D-alanine carboxypeptidase/D-alanyl-D-alanine-endopeptidase translates to MCDRERGCSEVPVPKVTTWQLSAGSAVIGLALAAGLIAASGPWDSGQRKAERDWAAARDRTGGADHGSAAHSAGPAPAPSAPGVLAALGGSSAVPTGTGLGKTLGHLMDDPALGRTAGGVVIDAATGRTLYGSEADRPLTPASTVKLATMAAGLSALGPDHRIATTVTATPDGKRLTLRGGGDPTLDRDGLRALADATVKVERDRGVSSVRIAYDTSLYSGPVLHPIGPNDNIAPVSALMTDEGRLGGGSGGSDSEASAEEGDHGPAPRTGDPAGDTARTFASMLADRSVHSTGAPAPGKSPADAKPVARTYSAPLSALVERALTNSDNDIAEAVARQTALAAHEPASFAGAGRAVRAQLKKLGLPLDGARFADGSGLNRQDKVSPTLLATLLTRAGDPAHPELRPILTGLPIAGFTGTLDGRYTDPSGAGGLIHAKTGTLTGVNTLAGTVVDARGRLLAFAFMASDTVSPTAAQSALDRLGTAVASCGCAG
- a CDS encoding inorganic diphosphatase, with product MEFDVTIEIPKGSRNKYEVDHETGRIRLDRRLFTSTSYPADYGFVENTLGEDGDPLDALVLLDEPTFPGCVIKCRTIGMFRMTDEAGGDDKLLCVPASDPRVEHLRDIHHVSEFDRLEIQHFFEVYKDLEPGKSVEGADWVGRADAEAEVENSYKRLQAQGGSH